A window of Anomalospiza imberbis isolate Cuckoo-Finch-1a 21T00152 chromosome 4, ASM3175350v1, whole genome shotgun sequence contains these coding sequences:
- the PCM1 gene encoding pericentriolar material 1 protein isoform X3, giving the protein MATGGGPFEEGMNDQDLPSWSNESLDDRLNNTDWGGQQKKANRSSEKNKKKLSGEGETRLTNDISPESSPGMERRKTRTSHSFPHARYMTQMSVPEQAELERLKQRINFSDLDQRSIGSDSQGRATAANNKRQLNENKKPFNFLSLQINTNKSKDPASGSQKKEGGVSAQCKELFGAALSKDFLQNCQVSAQEDGRGEQAMDSSQIVSRLVQIRDYIAKASSMRDDLVEKNERSANVERLSHLIDDLKEQEKSYLKFLQKMLARENEEDDVRTIDSAVGSGSVGESTSLNIDVQSEASDTTEVSFSLSCRPRIEDKLGNSASHEQVTDIDVTPSPKGKSERAALNYREIWPFGINSQDHGLLSKARDPQQEAKEELENLKKQHDLLKRMLQQQEELKALQGRQAALLALQHKAEQAIAVLDDSVVTETTGSVSGVSLTSELNEELNDLIQRFHNQLHDSQTQSVPDNRRQAESLSLTREISQSRNSSMLEHQSDEKAQLFNKMRMLQGKKQKMDKLLGELHTLRDQHLNNSSFFPASGSPQRSVDQRSTTSAASGPVGIVTVVNGETNSLASAPYPPDSLVSQNESEEDENLNPTEKLQKLNEVRKRLNELRELVHYYEQTSDMMTDAVNENIKEEEETEESESDSEHEDPQPVTNIRNPQGISTWSEINSNSNVQCGTNNRDGRHLNTDCEINNRSAANIRTLKMSSALDCHNRENDKHRDLPQGEDDEVEEDRVSEDSMSSHRSSLGDVAGDAEFEQKINRLMAAKQKLRQLQNLAAMVQDDDPEPQGAIANASNIGDLLGEVEETKQQPNNVRASSNKLKKDVRLNEKAREKFYEAKLQQQQQELKQLQEERRKLFEIQEKIQVLQKACPDLELSAGLGNCPANRQTTQATSTPAMNECNTAGKPLFECDESVPIGNEQLWSEMRRHEILREELRQRRKQLEALMAEDQRRRELAETISTVAASLKSEGSEAQCTPQQSRTEKTMATWGGSTQCALEEENGDEDGYLSDGVGQAEEEEEDASSLNDSFSVYPNNNIPENVYFVKGNKDRWKNCRPLSADGNYRPVSKARQQQNISMRRQENFRWMSELSYVEEKEQWQEQINQLKKQHEFSVSICQTLMQDQQTLSCLLQTLLTSPYSMMPNNVASSQINLIMHQLNQCYTQLNWQQNNVQRLKQMLSDLMQQQEQQCQQKPSRKERGNSAPPPPSPVFCPFNYPPQPVNLFSVPGFTNFSSFAPGINCNPVFPCGFGDFAHTVSPRSSEQQEQQHPLDPNTSGKTEYMAFPKPFESSSSNGGEKQRRNHRQPEEEMEKRSTWIDDSQETKKDDQSQLTAGFAVSVQNIASSHKNQCDMNRRREFDEESLESFSSMPDPIDPTTVTKTFRARKASAQASLASKDKTPKSKNKRKSSSQLKGRIKNTGYESASASSVCEPCKNNKSRHSDVVHAKVFSKRNQEQLEKIIKYSRSTEMSSAHARRILQQSNRNACIEAPETGSDLSMFEALRDTIYSEVATLISQNESRPHFLIELFHELQLLNTDYLRQRALYALQDIVTRHLCEKNEKGKCAKSLNSATWVASNSELTPSESLASTDDETFGKNFSTEACQDCQQPDADNGSIMSTSSNFEPFATDDLGNTVIHLDKALSWMREYERMKVEAESTLDSEGCSSNFQGASTAKLEGPGAGECQSGPQSGDVSSVPCPRIDTQQLDRQIKAIMKEVIPFLKEHMDEVCSSQLLTSVRRMVLTLTQQNDESKEFVKFFHKQLGSILQDSLAKFAGRKLKDCGEDLLVEISEVLFNELAFFKLMQDLDNNSISVKQRCKRKVETTEVMQSYAKEAKKGLQVDVRSSVEDVDEDKDKDETETTKQVLDSEVCAGNRVPESVRSDASDQEEDEESESGPVAISLSKAETQALTNYGSGEDENEDEEIEFEEGPVDVQTSLQASSETTENEQTSNQELSKAKSSEILSSEQEPVTVKGKPCMW; this is encoded by the exons ATGGCAACAGGAGGTGGTCCCTTTGAAGAAGGCATGAATGATCAGGACTTGCCCAGCTGGAGCAATGAGAGCCTTGACGACCGGCTGAACAACACA GACTGGGGAGGTCAACAGAAGAAAGCAAACAGATCttcagagaaaaacaagaaaaagcttAGTGGGGAAGGTGAAACAAGACTTACTAATGACATATCTCCAGAATCTTCACCTGGAATGGAACGACGCAAGACCAGAACTTCTCATAGCTTTCCTCATGCTCGATACATGACTCAGATGTCTGTTCCAGAGCAGGCTGAACTAGAAAGGCTTAAACAAAGAATAAACTTCAGTGATCTGGATCAG AGAAGCATTGGAAGTGATTCTCAAGGCAGGGCAACGGCTGCTAATAACAAACGTCAacttaatgaaaacaaaaaaccattCAACTTCCTGTCACTGCAGATTAACACTAACAAAAGCAAAGATCCTGCCTCAGGTTCCCAAAAAAAGGAAGGTGGGGTATCAGCGCAATGTAAAGAGTTGTTTGGAGCTGCTCTAAGCAAGGATTTCTTGCAAAATTGTCAAGTGTCTGCTCAAGAAGATGGAAGGGGAGAGCAAGCGATGGATAGTAGCCAG ATTGTGAGCAGACTAGTTCAGATTCGCGACTATATTGCTAAGGCCAGCTCCATGCGGGATGATCTTgtagagaaaaatgaaagatcGGCCAATGTTGAGCGTTTATCACACCTTATAGATGACCTTAAAGAGCAGGAGAAATCCTATCTGAAATTTTTACAAAAGATGCTT GCTAGAGAAAATGAGGAGGATGATGTTCGGACTATAGATTCAGCTGTGGGATCTGGTTCTGTAGGTGAGAGCACATCGCTAAACATTGATGTGCAGTCTGAGGCTTCAGATACCACG GAGGTATCTTTTAGTTTGAGTTGTCGGCCCCGCATTGAGGACAAACTAGGGAATTCAGCTTCACACGAACAGGTTACAGACATTGATGTTACACCAAGCCCTAAAGGGAAAAGTGAGAGAGCTGCTCTGAATTACAGGGAAATCTGGCCTTTTGGGATTAATAGCCAGGATCATGGATTGCTTTCAAAG GCCAGAGATCCTCAACAGGAAGCTAAAGAGGAGTTGGAGAACTTGAAGAAACAGCACGATTTATTGAAAAGAATGCTACAACAGCAGGAGGAACTAAAGGCTCTTCAAGGAAGACAGGCAGCTCTTCTTGCTTTGCAGCATAAAGCAGAGCAAGCCATTGCTGTCCTGGATGATTCTG TTGTAACAGAAACTACAGGTAGTGTTTCAGGAGTGAGTCTTACATCAGAACTGAATGAAGAATTGAATGATTTAATTCAACGCTTTCACAACCAACTTCATGATTCACAG ACACAGTCTGTGCCTGACAATAGAAGGCAAGCAGAAAGCCTTTCACTTACCAGAGAGATTTCACAAAGCAGAAACTCTTCAATGCTTGAACACCAGTCAGATGAGAAGGCACAGCTTTTTAACAAGATGCGAATGTTGCAGGGTAAAAAGCAAAAGATGGACAAACTATTAGGAGAACTTCATACACTTCGTGACCAACATCTAAATAACTCTTCCT TTTTTCCTGCTTCAGGTTCTCCTCAAAGGAGTGTTGATCAAAGAAGTACAACTTCAGCTGCTTCTGGTCCTGTAGGCATAGTAACTGTTGTCAACGGTGAAACAAATAGTCTGGCATCTGCTCCCTATCCTCCCGATTCCCTGGTTTCTCAGAATGAGAGTGAAGAGGATGAAAATCTAAATCCAACAGAAAAGCTTCA gaAGCTAAATGAGGTTCGTAAGAGACTGAATGAGTTACGTGAGTTAGTTCACTACTATGAGCAGACATCTGATATGATGACAGATGCTGTGAATGAAAACAttaaggaggaggaagaaacagaagaatCAGAAAGTGATTCTGAACATGAGGATCCACAGCCTGTTACAAATATTAG AAACCCTCAAGGAATCAGTACTTGGAGTGAAATAAATAGCAACTCAAATGTACAGTGTGGAACTAATAACAGAGATGGAAGACATCTTAATACAGACTGTGAAATAAACAACCGATCTGCTGCTAATATAAGGACTCTAAAAATGTCATCTGCTTTAG ACTGTCATAACAGGGAGAATGACAAACACCGTGATCTACCCCAAGGTGAAGATGATGAAGTGGAAGAAGATCGAGTTAGTGAAGATTCCATGTCTAGTCACAGAAGCAGCCTGGGTGATGTAGCTGGAGATGCCGAGTTTGAGCAGAAGATCAATAGGCTTATGGCTGCAAAACAGAAGCTTAGACAGTTACAAAACCTTGCGGCTATGGTGCAG GATGATGATCCAGAACCTCAAGGGGCAATTGCAAATGCGTCTAATATTGGTGACTTGTTGGGTGAGGTGGAAGAGACAAAGCAACAACCAAACAATGTCCGAGCAAGTTCCAACAAGTTAAAAAAAGATGTGCGACTGAATGAAAAAGCAAG AGAGAAGTTCTATGAAGCTAaacttcagcagcagcaacaggagCTTAAGCAGTtacaagaagaaagaagaaaactgtttgaaatccaggaaaaaattCAAGTGTTACAGAAAGCTTGTCCTGACCTTGAA TTGTCAGCTGGCCTGGGTAACTGCCCAGCAAATAGACAGACTACACAAGCAACATCAACTCCAGCCATGAATGAGTGTAACACAGCTGGCAAGCCTTTATTTGAGTGTGATGAATCTGTACCAATAGGCAATGAG CAGTTATGGTCTGAGATGAGAAGACATGAGATTTTAAGAGAAGAATTGCGACAGAGAAGAAAGCAACTTGAAGCTTTAATGGCTGAAGATCAGAGAAGGAGAGAGCTCGCAGAAACAATATCTACTGTTGCTGCATCTCTTAAAAGTGAAGGGTCAGAAGCTCAGTGTActccacagcagagcaggactgaAAA GACAATGGCTACCTGGGGGGGTTCTACCCAGTGTGCCctagaggaagaaaatggagaTGAAGACGGTTATCTCTCTGATGGAGTTGGTCAGgcagaagaagaggaagaagatgcATCAAGTTTGAATGACAGTTTCTCTGTTTATCCCAATAACAACATACCAGAAAATGTATATTTTGTTAAAGGAAACAAAGATAG GTGGAAAAACTGTCGTCCCCTTTCAGCAGATGGAAATTATCGTCCAGTGTCTAAGGCCAGGCAACAGCAAAACATAAGTATGCGGCGTCAGGAGAATTTTCGGTGGATGTCTGAGCTTTCCTATGTGGAAGAAAAGGAACAATGGCAAGAGCAGATCAATCAGTTGAAGAAACAGCATGAATTTAGTGTCAGCATTTGTCAAACTTTGATGCAGGATCAGCAG ACCCTCTCTTGCCTTCTACAGACCTTGCTCACAAGCCCCTACAGCATGATGCCCAATAATGTTGCATCTTCACAAATAAATCTTATTATGCATCAGTTAAACCAGTGTTACACTCAACTGAATTGGCAGCAGAATAATGTCCAAAG gtTGAAACAAATGTTAAGTGATCTTATGCAGCAGCAAGAACAACAGTGTCAACAGAAACCATCAAGAAAGGAGAGAGGCAATAGTGcacctccacctccatctcCTGTTTTCTGTCCATTCAACTACCCTCCACAACCTGTGAACCTCTTTAGCGTTCCAGGATTTactaatttttcttcctttgctccAG GTATTAACTGTAATCCAGTGTTCCCATGTGGTTTTGGAGATTTTGCACATACCGTTTCTCCACGCAgcagtgagcagcaggagcaacAACATCCTCTAGATCCTAATACTTCTGGGAAAACTGAGTATATGGCATTCCCCAAACCCTTTGAAAGCAGTTCCTCTAAcggaggagaaaaacaaag AAGGAATCATAGACAGCCTGaagaggaaatggaaaagagatCAACTTGGATTGATGATAGCcaagaaacaaagaaagatgATCAGTCTCAGCTGACTGCAGGTTTTGCAGTTTCAGTACAAAACATTGCTTCTAGTCATAAAAATCAGTGTGATATGAACCGGAGAAGAGAGTTTGACGAAGAGTCTTTGGAGAGTTTCAGTAGCATGCCTGATCCAATAGACCCAACTACTGTGACAAAGACATTTAGAGCTAGAAAAGCATCAGCGCAAGCAAGCCTGGCATCAAAAGATAAAACGCCCAAATCCAAGAATAAGAGGAAGAGTTCTTCTCAGCTAAAAGGCAGAATTAAAAATACTG GTTATGAAAGTGCAAGTGCCTCTAGTGTGTGTGAACCCTGCAAGAACAATAAAAGCAGACACTCTGATGTGGTTCATGCAAAGGTGTTCAGCAAAAGGAATCAGgaacaactggaaaaaataattaaatacagTAGATCTACAGAAATGTCTTCAG CGCATGCTAGGAGAATTCTGCAGCAGTCTAACAGAAATGCATGCATTGAAGCGCCAG AAACTGGTAGTGATCTTTCTATGTTTGAAGCTTTGCGAGACACAATTTATTCTGAAGTGGCAACTCTTATTTCTCAAAATGAGTCTCGTCCCCACTTTCTTATTGAACTTTTCCATGAGCTTCAGCTGCTAAATACAGATTATCTGAGGCAAAGGGCTCTATATGCTTTACAG GATATAGTGACCAGACATTTAtgtgagaaaaatgaaaaaggaaagtgTGCAAAATCACTGAATTCTGCAACATGGGTGGCATCAAATTCCGAACTCACTCCTAGTGAAAGCCTTGCCTCTACAGATGAT GAAACTTTTGGCAAGAACTTTTCTACAGAAGCATGTCAAGATTGTCAACAACCTGATGCAGACAATGGCAGTATTATGTCTACTTCTTCAAATTTTGAACCTTTTGCTACTGATGACCTTG GCAACACAGTGATTCACTTAGATAAAGCTTTGTCTTGGATGAGGGAATATGAGCGTATGAAAGTTGAAGCTGAAAGTACCCTTGACTCTGAGGGCTGCTCTAGTAATTTTCAGGGTGCTTCCACTGCTAAATTAGAAG GTCCAGGTGCTGGTGAGTGTCAGTCTGGGCCACAGTCAGGTGATGTTTCTTCAGTTCCATGTCCTCGTATAGATACTCAGCAGCTTGACCGGCAGATTAAAGCAATTATGAAAGAGGTCATTCCTTTTCTGAAG GAACACATGGATGAAGTTTGCTCTTCTCAATTACTGACATCAGTAAGACGTATGGTCTTGACTCTTACTCAACAAAATGATGAAAGTAAAGAATTTGTGAAGTTCTTTCATAAGCAGCTTGGCAGTATACTTCAG GATTCACTGGCGAAATTTGCTGGTAGAAAATTAAAAGATTGTGGGGAGGATCTTCTTGTGGAGATCTCTGAAGTGTTATTCAATGAATTAGCCTTTTTTAAACTCATGCAAGACTTGGACAACAACAGTATTTCTGTAAAGCAGAGATGTAAACGAAAAGTAGAAACCACGGAAGTAATGCAGTCTTATGCTAAAgag GCAAAAAAAGGTCTCCAGGTGGATGTTCGTTCTTCTGTTGAAGATGTCGATGAGGACAAA GACAAGGATGAGACTGAAACTACTAAACAAGTACTGGACTCAGAAGTGTGTGCTGGTAACAGAGTGCCTGAAAGTGTTAGATCTGATGCATCTGATcaagaggaggatgaggaaaGTGAAAGCGGTCCAGTGGCAATAA GTTTATCAAAAGCAGAAACTCAAGCTTTGACTAACTATGGCAGTGGAGAAGATGAGAATGAAGATGAAGAAATAGAATTTGAGGAAGGACCTGTTGATGTGCAAACATCACTACAAGCCAGCAGTGAAACAACTGAAAATGAACAG ACTTCAAACCAAGAATTGAGTAAGGCAAAAAGCAGTGAGATTTTGTCATCGGAACAAGAGCCTGTTACTGTTAAAGGTAAGCCCTGCATGTGGTAA